In Arthrobacter sp. CJ23, the genomic window GAAGTCGAAGCCCGTCGCCGAGAAGGCAATCGGAACATCCACCTCCACGCCGCCCAACGCGTCGGTCATCGATTTGAAGCCCTCGAAGTCGAGGATCGCCACATGGTCCACGGGCACGTCCAGGATTCCCTCAACCGTCTGGACCACCAGCGGGATGCCGCCGTAGGCCATGGCAGCGTTGATCTTGGCCTCGCCGTGGCCGGGGATCTGCACCCAGGTATCGCGCATGATGGACATGATGTAGATGTTGCGGCGGTCCGCCGGCACATGCACCAGCATCATCGAATCCGAACGCTGGTCCGAGGCGCCGGCCTGCTCTGCCGCATCCAGGGCGGCCGGGCGGGCGTCACTGCCCAGGACCAGGATGTTCATGGCCGCGCCGCCGTTGGGCAGCGCAGGCTTGGCAGGACGGACCGCAGGCTCAGGGAAGGCGTTCTCGATCTTCTGCGTCTTGGTGTCGTAGCTGTGGGCGAGGCCTGCAAGATAAACGCCGACGACGGCGGCCCCTGCCAGCAGCACGGCAGCCAGCCCGCCCACTACGCCCCGGAAGAACCTCCGTCCGTGGCCTGCCCTTGCCGGCCGTGCCTCGAATTCGTCACCAGCGCGTTCGCGTTCCCGGCCCAAGTTTCTTCCTTCCAGTCCGCTTCCGAACTCCACGATAGGCTGGACGGATGCAACAAATGAGATCCGCCGTGTACATCCGCGCCCTTTGTTCTGTGTCAGCCGCGGCCGTATCGCTCCTGGTTCTCAGCGGCTGCTCCCCGGCCGTGGATGTCGCCGCCGCCGGCGACGCCGCGAATCCGGCCTGCGCTCCCATGATGGTGGCACTCCCCGACTCGATCGGCGACGCCGCCCGGCGGAAGACCAACAGCCAGGCAACGGCGGCCTGGGGCGACCCTTCGCAGGTGATCCTGCGGTGCGGCGTCAACGTTCCCGGCCCCACCACGGACCGCTGCGTGAGCGTCAATGACGTCGACTGGGTCATCAAGGAGGGCGAGCCGTTCTGGACACTGACCACCTACGGCCGCGAACCGGCCACTGAAATCCTGATGGACGTGGACAAGATCAGTTCGGCAACGGTGCTGGCCGACCTCTCCGCAGCAGCGGGCAAGATCAAGGCCACCAGAAACTGCGTGGGCCTGGGAGACGTCCAGAAGCTGCCGAGCAGCAAGTAGCCGAATCGCCTCCTGCCGGACAGCGCCCGACGGCCACCGCCGTCGGGCTGTCGACAGGGCTGCCGTCAGCGCAGGCCGGTCTTCCGGTTCAACGCAAGGTAGATCAGTTCGTCGATCAGCTTGGCGTAGGGCAAGCCTGACGCCGCCCACATCTGCGGGTACATGCTCTTGGGCGTGAAGCCGGGCATCGTGTTGATCTCATTGATGATGAGCTCGCCGTCGGGCGTGTAGAAGAAGTCCACCCGGCTCAGGCCCTCGGCGCCGACGGCGTCGAACGCCTGAGCGGCAAGCTCGCGGACCCGGGCAATGGCCTCCTCCGGCATGTCCGCCGGGCAGCTCAGGGCAGCGGCGCCGTCCTCGACGTACTTGGCGTTGAAGTCGTAGAACTCGTGCTCGCCTGCCGCGACGGCGATCTCGCCCGGCATGGACGTGCGCGGGGCTTCCGTGCCACGGCCTTCCAGCACGGCGCACTCGATCTCGCGGCCCACAATCCCGGCCTCGATGACCAGTTTGAGGTCGTGCCGGCGGGCCTCTTCGATGGCGGCGTCCAGGCCGGCCATGGAGTCCACCTTGGAGATGCCCATCGACGAGCCCGCACGCGCCGGCTTGACGAAGACCGGGAAGCCCAGCCGGTCCACGCGCTTGCGCACGGCCTCGGCGTCGTTGCTCCACTCACGGTCGGTCACGGCGATGTACGGCCCCACGGCCAGCCCGGCGGCCTCGAAGACCACCTTCATGAAGTGCTTGTCCATGCCCACGGCGGAGGCCAGCACGCCGGCACCCACGTAACGCGTGTCCGAGAGCTCCAGGAGCCCCTGGATGGTGCCGTCCTCGCCCCAGGGGCCGTGCAGGAGCGGAAAGACGACGTCCACCGAGCCGAGTTCCTGCGGAACCGCGTTCGGTTCCGTGACGATCAGCTGGTGCGCGCCGCCGATTTCGGCGAGCGTGACGGTCTTGCCCGACGGCGCCACCTCCGGCAGTGAGGCAGAGCTTAGTGACCACTGGCTGGTGTCGCCGGAGGCGAGCACCCACTGGCCGGACTTCGCGATGCCGATGGGGACGACGTCGTACTTGCTTTTGTCGATGGCGCCCATGACGCCGGCGGCGGTCACGCAGCTGACGGCGTGCTCACTGGAGCGGCCGCCGAACAGCACGGCCACACGAGGGCGGCGGACGGCGTCGGGAGTGGTTTCTTCGGTCACGGTCAGTAATCGCCTTCGGACTTCAGGGCCCGGGCCAGCAAACGCGGCCCGAGGTCATCAACGGACATTTTGCCTTCGAGGACGGCCACGACGGCGGCCGTAATGGGCATCTCGACGCCCAGCTTGCCGGCCAGCTCATGGACGGCGTGGCCGGACTTGATGCCTTCGGCGGTCTGCGTCATGTGCTGCGTGACCTGCTCCAGGGTGAGGCCTTCGCCCAGCAGCCGGCCCGCGGTGTGGTTGCGGGACAGCGGCGAGGAGCAGGTTGCCACGAGGTCGCCCAGGCCCGCGAGGCCGGCCATGGTGTGCGCTTCGCCGCCCAGCGCCAGGGCCAGGCGCGAGGTTTCGGCCAGGCCGCGCGTGATGACGGAGGCCTTGGTGTTGTCGCCCATCTGCTTGCCTTCGCAGATTCCGACGGCGAGGGCGATGACGTTCTTGACGATGCCGCCGATTTCCACGCCCACCACATCGGTGCTGGTGTACGGGCGGAAGTACGGGGCCGTGCAGCAGACGGCGATGGACACCGCGGTGGCCTCGTCGCTGCAGGCTACCACGGACGCCGTCGGTTGTTCCATGGCGATTTCCATCGCCAGGTTGGGCCCGGAGACCACCGCGACGCGATCCGCCGGGATGTCGAATTCCTCGGCAATGACTTCGCTCATGCGTGCGTCCGTGCCGAGCTCGAGACCCTTCATCAGGGAAACCACCACGGCGCCGGGCGCCAGCAGCGGCTTCCATTCGCTCAGCTGGGCACGAAGGGACTGGGCCGGGACGGCGAGGATGACGATGCCCGCGCCGTTCAGGACCTCGGCGACGTCGGTGGAGGCCGTGATGCAGTCCGGCAGCTCAGTGTCCTTGAGGTACTGCTCGTTGCGGTGCTTGGTGTTGATCTGCTCCACCACTTCGGCGCGGCGGCCCCAGATCCGGATGCTCCGTTCACTGCCGGCAGCGGCAGCGGCGTCCGCGAGGACCTTCGCGAACGTGGTGCCCCAGGACCCTGCACCGAGCACGGCAATGGCTGATTGGCTGTGTGTGGCCGTCATTTGGGGCCGTCCTGACCGGGGTCGGTTTCGTCCTTGGGTGCGCCGCCCGGCGCGTCCGGGCCGGCGGCGCTAGCGGCGCTAGCGGCGCCCCTCTCCATGAAACGTCCGTGCTTGGACTGCTTGTGGGCCGCGGGATCCCAGCGCTCAGCCGGGGGTTCTTCGCCGCGCAAGGTGGCCAGGAGTGCGGTGATGGCATCCATGATCACATCCGTCGCTTCCGTCAGCGTGGCCCGGTCCATGGGCCTGCCCTCAAAGGCGCTCAGGTCCACGGGCTCCCCCACCAGGATGCGCGAGGTCTTGCGCGGGAAGATGTGGAAGCGCTTGGCGTAGCGGGGAAAGACCTCCTGCGCGCCCCAGTGCGCGATCGGGACCACCGGGGCCCCGGTCTGGATGGCCAGGCGTGCCGCACCGGTGTGGCCCTTCATCGGCCACAGATCCGGGTCCCGGGTGAGGGTGCCCTCCGGGTAGATGATGATGGCGCCTCCGGCGTCCACCACGCTCTGGGCGGCCTGCAGCGAACGGTTCGCCCCCGCCGTCGAGCGTTCCACCGGGATCTGGTTGGTGGCGCGCAGCAAGGCACCCACAACGGGAGCCTTGAACAGACCCGCCTTGGCCAGGAAGTGCGGCGGGCGCTTCATGTTGTACAGCATGTGCCCCACCACCACGGGGTCGATCTCGGTGCAGTGGTTCGGTGCCGCGATGAAGCCTCCGGCGGGAAGCTTGTCAGTGCCTTCCCATTTCTTGGCCATGAGGATGTTCATCAGCGG contains:
- a CDS encoding LCP family protein — translated: MGRERERAGDEFEARPARAGHGRRFFRGVVGGLAAVLLAGAAVVGVYLAGLAHSYDTKTQKIENAFPEPAVRPAKPALPNGGAAMNILVLGSDARPAALDAAEQAGASDQRSDSMMLVHVPADRRNIYIMSIMRDTWVQIPGHGEAKINAAMAYGGIPLVVQTVEGILDVPVDHVAILDFEGFKSMTDALGGVEVDVPIAFSATGFDFAAGTQLLSGDKALVFVRERYAFADGDYQRVRNQQLFLKAVMGKLLTAETLSNPARISTIVDGVSPFLTVDRSLDSVAVGRLVIELRNVRSADMESFTLPNSGTGWSLDGQSIVVPDQAAIDAVGAALKADTLGQYLAAAGQDA
- a CDS encoding DUF3515 domain-containing protein; amino-acid sequence: MRSAVYIRALCSVSAAAVSLLVLSGCSPAVDVAAAGDAANPACAPMMVALPDSIGDAARRKTNSQATAAWGDPSQVILRCGVNVPGPTTDRCVSVNDVDWVIKEGEPFWTLTTYGREPATEILMDVDKISSATVLADLSAAAGKIKATRNCVGLGDVQKLPSSK
- a CDS encoding D-alanine--D-alanine ligase family protein, with the translated sequence MTEETTPDAVRRPRVAVLFGGRSSEHAVSCVTAAGVMGAIDKSKYDVVPIGIAKSGQWVLASGDTSQWSLSSASLPEVAPSGKTVTLAEIGGAHQLIVTEPNAVPQELGSVDVVFPLLHGPWGEDGTIQGLLELSDTRYVGAGVLASAVGMDKHFMKVVFEAAGLAVGPYIAVTDREWSNDAEAVRKRVDRLGFPVFVKPARAGSSMGISKVDSMAGLDAAIEEARRHDLKLVIEAGIVGREIECAVLEGRGTEAPRTSMPGEIAVAAGEHEFYDFNAKYVEDGAAALSCPADMPEEAIARVRELAAQAFDAVGAEGLSRVDFFYTPDGELIINEINTMPGFTPKSMYPQMWAASGLPYAKLIDELIYLALNRKTGLR
- a CDS encoding NAD(P)H-dependent glycerol-3-phosphate dehydrogenase, producing MTATHSQSAIAVLGAGSWGTTFAKVLADAAAAAGSERSIRIWGRRAEVVEQINTKHRNEQYLKDTELPDCITASTDVAEVLNGAGIVILAVPAQSLRAQLSEWKPLLAPGAVVVSLMKGLELGTDARMSEVIAEEFDIPADRVAVVSGPNLAMEIAMEQPTASVVACSDEATAVSIAVCCTAPYFRPYTSTDVVGVEIGGIVKNVIALAVGICEGKQMGDNTKASVITRGLAETSRLALALGGEAHTMAGLAGLGDLVATCSSPLSRNHTAGRLLGEGLTLEQVTQHMTQTAEGIKSGHAVHELAGKLGVEMPITAAVVAVLEGKMSVDDLGPRLLARALKSEGDY
- a CDS encoding 1-acyl-sn-glycerol-3-phosphate acyltransferase, whose amino-acid sequence is MKESAKSRAMFALLAGLARPLMNILMAKKWEGTDKLPAGGFIAAPNHCTEIDPVVVGHMLYNMKRPPHFLAKAGLFKAPVVGALLRATNQIPVERSTAGANRSLQAAQSVVDAGGAIIIYPEGTLTRDPDLWPMKGHTGAARLAIQTGAPVVPIAHWGAQEVFPRYAKRFHIFPRKTSRILVGEPVDLSAFEGRPMDRATLTEATDVIMDAITALLATLRGEEPPAERWDPAAHKQSKHGRFMERGAASAASAAGPDAPGGAPKDETDPGQDGPK